taaTACCTTAATgtataaacaaaaacaacataaattgtaatttaatatgaaaaaaaagttaatgcCATAGATAATTGTTTGACctagaaaaacaaaatcatttaaaaaaaaaaacttggaaaaaaaatttgaaaaaaaaaacttgaaaaaaaaaagaaaaaaaaaactaatcTACAGAGAGACATCaataaaattcaaaaaaataaaaatataattagcCACAATTGTTTTTAGAACAAAAATGTGATAAAACTTGGTTGTGTCTCTTCTAAAAGAATATTCAATattcttcctcttttttttttttttctcttcttccaaatattttcacTTATGATATTTCTTACCTTCTCGGAATTCGACTTCATTAATCAATATTGTCGAATGAAGATAACAAACGAGTAAATAAAAtgcaataaaaaaaaaaaaaagtataaccATAGAAGAAACAatagggaaaaaaaaaaacatgcCTTAAATGCAAATAACATTCAATCTTCTCACGAGAAATACAAAGGTTATATATAACCTAAcaccttttatttttccttctccttcttttttctttttcttttttctttttccttttcctttttctttttttccttttctttttttctttttctacttaataattttctcttctcttttaacaaaaacaataccCAAACATTTAAccatttcttctttctttttcctttttaaaaattgtacCATGCATATGTAAAGCTAAACTAAAACCACATACGGAAAGGCAACCCTTGatcaaaaacataaaagtgaaaataataataaagatgaaaaaataaatagataatTGAACAAATCTATCATTCAAACTTTCTAGGGAATATTTATGAAATTGAACCAAGGTAACAACATCATCAATGGAAAACAGAGATGGTAGTGGaatgtaataaaaataaaataaaataaaaaataaaaaactaacAACATCTCAAACCAAATATATGCTATAGCTTTTCATTCTCAAAACTTGGGGAAATGATATCTCAAAAACCACTAGCATAGTAAACCACctttcatatatatatattcaaatatatttataacacGTAATAGTATATCattgaaataataataataataataaaaataataataaaaatatcacaGAAAACAAACATAAAAACATATTCAGAgcacaaaaagaaaaacaaatctCAAAAACAGtgatttataaaaaaaaaaaaattattatgccccgaaaataataaaaaaatcaccACCAAgatttgttattgttggaGCTAGGAGCAGACCAATTAGACTCGGAGGAGCCCCAGTTACTGTTACCACCAAAGGAACCAGAAGATGAGCCCCAGCCACCATTGTTAGCATAATTATTACTACCGTAGCCGCTGTTACCTCTAGAGTTATTGTTTCTGGAAAAGCCACCTCTAGAATAGTTAGAATTGTTACGGAAATCCCTGGTATTATTGCCACGGAATCCCCCTCTTTTACTACCACTTTGTCTTGACATGGAGATCAAAAAGGCTGGAACATCTTGTTTAGCTTCTTCCAACAAATCAACCATATCCCCAGCAAGCTTCTTGTTCTCACCGTTAAAGAAAGAGGTAGCATTACCAGTGTTACCAGCACGACCAGTTCTACCAATACGATGAACATAATCGTCAACATCAGCAGGTAAATCATAGTTAATAACATGCTTGACATTAGGAATATCTAAACCTCTGGCAGCAACGGCAGTGGCAACCAAAATATTGGCAGCcccatttttaaaagcaCTCAAGGCACGTTCACGTTCACGTTGAGTACGGTCACCGTGAATTGCAGTTGCTTTGTAACCACTAATGATTAAAAAGTCAGTTAGCATATCAGCTAATCTTTTAGTTTGAACAAAAACTAAAGTCAATTGAGGCCCCTCGGCATCTAGTAATTCAACTAAAGCATTTTGTTTGTCATGTTCTTCAACgtacaatattttttgggTAATATTTTCAGAGGTAGAACCAACTCTACCAATGGTACagaaaatataatcttTTAAGAAATCATGAGCCAACTGTTGGATATCTTCTGGGAAAGTAGCAGAAAACATTAAAGTTTGACGGTTTTCGCATCCTGGCATGTCAGAGTTTTCAACAATGTTTCTGATTTGAGGTTCGAAACCCATGTCTAGCATTCTATCTGCCTCATCCAAAACCAAATACTTGATGTTAGCTAAATTAATACTCCCACGTTCAATCATATCAATTAAACGACCTGGAGTAGCAACTAATAAACCACAACCTTGATTGATGTTTCTGATTTGAGTTTCGATGTTAGCACCACCATAAACAACACATGGTTTGACCCAAGATCTATAACAAAACTTTCTAGCTTCATCATAGATTTGGGTGGCCAATTCTCTTGTTGGAGCCAAAATTAAACCTGTTGGGTAAGTGACCTTTGGACCAGAGTATGGACCGTCATCAGCTTTTGGAGTAGGAGCAGGACCCTTATCAAAACACTCACTTAAAATTGGGAACAAAAACCCACCAGTCTTACCGGAACCAGTTTGGGCACAAGCCATTAAATCTCTACCAGCAGCAACAATTGGGAtggaatatttttgtaCAGGAGTTGGTCTAGTGAAATGTGCCAAACGAA
This Saccharomycodes ludwigii strain NBRC 1722 chromosome II, whole genome shotgun sequence DNA region includes the following protein-coding sequences:
- a CDS encoding DEAD/DEAH box helicase (similar to Saccharomyces cerevisiae YPL119C | DBP1 | Dead Box Protein (paralog of YOR204W | DED1)), whose amino-acid sequence is MSKYVPPSKRNDSDAQSTQNSGYNGGRGGYNGGRGGYNSGRGGYNGGRGGYNSGRGGYSSGRGGYNNGYNNGGRGGYGYRNNSDNTYFNPRFQTQNREYGRWSHGEHIPAEKNPAIEAKLFGTAEEPVGQTSGINFDNYDDIPTEATGNDVPDEITEFTSPPLNELLLENIRLAHFTRPTPVQKYSIPIVAAGRDLMACAQTGSGKTGGFLFPILSECFDKGPAPTPKADDGPYSGPKVTYPTGLILAPTRELATQIYDEARKFCYRSWVKPCVVYGGANIETQIRNINQGCGLLVATPGRLIDMIERGSINLANIKYLVLDEADRMLDMGFEPQIRNIVENSDMPGCENRQTLMFSATFPEDIQQLAHDFLKDYIFCTIGRVGSTSENITQKILYVEEHDKQNALVELLDAEGPQLTLVFVQTKRLADMLTDFLIISGYKATAIHGDRTQRERERALSAFKNGAANILVATAVAARGLDIPNVKHVINYDLPADVDDYVHRIGRTGRAGNTGNATSFFNGENKKLAGDMVDLLEEAKQDVPAFLISMSRQSGSKRGGFRGNNTRDFRNNSNYSRGGFSRNNNSRGNSGYGSNNYANNGGWGSSSGSFGGNSNWGSSESNWSAPSSNNNKSWW